The Lolium rigidum isolate FL_2022 chromosome 2, APGP_CSIRO_Lrig_0.1, whole genome shotgun sequence genomic interval GCATCCTGTCGACGACGCGGCCCGTGTGCTCGTCGCCGAACTGCCGCCGGTAGAACCCCTGCCAGAGGACGTCGGTGACCGGGGTCAGGTCCGTCGCCGTGCGGCTCTCGATGCGGGTCAGCTGCTCCAGGTCGCAGTGGGGCAGGATCCTGCGCAGCAGCGCCGTGTCCACGCCGTCCACGCTCTCGATGCGCCGCAGGTTGTCGATGGCCTTTCGGATGCACATCTCCAGCAGACTCGGAGCTTTCCCTTCTGCTTCCATCCTGAATTCCTGATGGTTCACGGCGATGCGCCGAGAATGGATCGCCGAACGTCGATGCGAAACGAAAGCAAAGAAGAGGTCGAGTTTCCCTCTGTGGCTTTCTCTTCTGTTTTCCCCGGAGGTATTTATCTCCCGTAGAATAGGACGTGAAACCGTGAAGACGAATGCGGAACAGGAGTCATACTCGAACTCTTTTCCTTTCGCATATCGGATCAGTCAGACGTGAGTCGCAAACAAGCGGATCATACTCGAAGTCGAATTGGTGCATCTACTAGCTTGTACTCGCATCATTAATTGTGAACACGACAGTAGCACCGATGGGCCAATTCGGCATATCCGAGTCGGAACTCCGACGTGAGTCTCCAACAAAAAAACACGGCCAATGATGAGACCATTGTGTGGTTTATCCATCGATCAGTAATCAGCACGGGCTGCAGGTACGGGCTGCAGGTACGGCtcaggctggccatagtgggtgtatcatatagtagtatcatgtatattatacttttctatgatactagattcataatgcatagtatcatagactagtatcatagttttgctatattaattgatttatagaatctcaatacaaatttgtgtacaagatttatttgatactaacttttctcgtgatgtgcgctatgatacagtatctacctatgttaggctggccatagtgctagtatcataggtagtatcatgcatcttaggcccacaaaaatgctgatgtggcatctaattaatgaggagagataagattagagtaacatagatggatactgtatcatagcgcacattacgagaaaagctaatgctaaatagatcttgtacacacattttgtattgggattctacaaaacaataaatttagaggattatgatactactctataatatcacccactatagtgatagtatcatagacaagtatcatatgcatgatactacaatatgatactatgcactatgaccagcctaatctcctctctcatccataattacctgccacatcagcatttttggtggggctaggatgcatgatactagctatgatactagcactatggctagcctcagCTATTATCGTGTCGAGTGTTAATAAACTTGTACAATCAGCTAACCTTATTTTTTTGAGTGTCACCATTTACGGCATGTTTGATTCTTAGGATAGGAAATATGTAGGAATAGAAAACAATCTAGGGTTTGCATTGTCATGCCCACCCCAATTCTACAAAAAATCATACTAAGGATAATCTTGTTAagtggaattggcacggaagttcaAGGTGTGTTTTGTATCGTtatgatgaaactattaaacacttttttttccagtgccattttgcgagatctatttggtcagtcatccaagtagcgtctaccctgtatcccccgactagtgtggccaatgtctttggcaactggCTTCAAGGTGTCgggtcaaggtttaagttgcttcttagcatgggggcgcttgcagttatatgggcgctttggctaagtagaaatgacaagatttttaacgataaaaattgttctttgttgcaggtcatctacagatgtacatgtattctctgttcgtggttacctcttcagcgggtggagaaccgagacctatttacggaggtctgtacacggttggaggctacggcgagggatactttttcctttCTTCTTCCATGGATCGTTTAGTTTCAGCAGCCAAAACtataggagcaggctggctcgaagatgcgcccttcttggctcctctcttccttgccttcttcacctgacctgctgggggtgctggtggtgctgatggtggtgttgTTGGGgtcggtgctggtggtgctgatggtggtgctattggtagaatttttgaatttttgtgaattttgtaGAATTTTCTAAGCCGGTTTCAGGAAAAAGTCAAGACGGCGGGCACGACCATTTGTAGCTAGGGGTTGAATATTGAGAAACTCTTTGtctatctctgatgaaataggtaGTTGTGTACCGAAAAATGATTTTttccaaaaatcatgagcaaactACGATGCACCTGCAATTCAAATTTTACCCGTTTCCAGCCAAATCGGCAAGAATTTGTCATTTTCAAAAGAGGTGCATGGATGtggatgatatggatgtcatatttggatttctctcatttttctaatcgattttgacatattatttgtcaaattttgatttacgGATTTGCAGATATGAATTATTCAATATTAAATGGAAAAGACAAATAAGTTAATTATTATTTTCATTCAAGAATATTttaattcaagattattattcatgatttatttatttttatttaaataattatttcgaGTCATAAAATAAATGTGTGTGACATCATAGTCCatgggttaataggattgattggATACTATTGTCAGGTAAGCATTAGTTGTTTGTAGGTAGCTCATAGGGAAGGAACTAAGAAGTTAAGCGTCCTAGCGCTGGAGTAGTCTGAGGATGGGTGACCTGTGGGGAAGTGTGTTAGTAGAATCGAGTAATTTAGATTGAAATTAAGAATGCTTAGTGATAAATGTGTGTATAGTGTGATTAAGTGGTTAAACAATTCAAataaaaaattggaaaaaaattaatttaaaaaaaatcaaaaagagaaaaaaaaaagccaaCCTTTAGTacgggttcgtgttacgaaccggtaccaaaggtctgcAACCCCGCAGGCTCGTCTGGggccacgtggaggcacctttagtaccggaggCTTTAGTAccggatctttagtaccggttccaaaaccggtactaaaggccctctagaaccggtactaaaggggggtttaTCTACTAGTGATGGGTGACTAGAGTAGAGGAGCCTAATTCCAATCCAAACATTATTTTTTCTGTTCTTGATTATTTCAATTGCACTTTCTTCATTCAAGGGTTCGCTTGCCAACAACACGTAGGACCCCATCGACATGGGTGAGCGAAGGCACCCAATGCGTATATATGGAGGCGACTGACGGTGACGACATCGGGAGAGCAGGCTGGTGCAGGTGAAACATTGATGCGTCAAAGAACATACCCATGGCCTCCCTAAATCCCCCGCGAGATGAGTGTTGAGCATTACCACTGATCTTTACTCGCTTGTCAGTGATAACACTAGTCATCTGAGATCAACACGTTCCGAGCGCTAAACTGGCCAACCCACCTCTTCTTCTTGCCTCCAATCCAATCATGCTAGTATGCTAGATTGAGTGTAACTATAGGTACTTCTAGAACCATTTTTAAGAAAAAATAAGGTTGGGTTTGTAGAAAAAATAGATGTGAAAATATCAAGGTTCAGGAAAGCGGAAAGCGTAATCAGTGCGGTGGCCTTCCGCCTAGAGCTTATGCATTTAGTGCGTGCTTAAACGGTGCTAAAGCGTTCTTGACTTAGTCAACTTGGGGACCAAAAACTAGAGAAAATCAGGATTTCAGGCCAAAGAACATGTATTATTTGGAAATCAAGAATTTCAAGCCAAATTTCATGTCGGGGAGACAACGGAATGGCCGGGAATTGCTTGCAGCAGGGATGGGCTAGACGCGGAGGAGCAGTTCCTCCACCGTCGGCTTTGATGGTGATGTCGATTGCAATTAAGAGGGGATGTATCGATGATGGTTTTATAGCCCGATTGGGCGCGCTAATCCTCGTGCTAAACCCCGCGCTCGTGCCAAAAGTTACCGTGTCCCGGTAATTTCTCGCGGGCCCAAAAGTTACCGCACGTAACGCTTCGGAGTTGCGTTTTCAACGCTCACGCGTGCCTAATCAAGATTTTAAATAAAGCGTAATGATTAAGCGTGCCTAGCGCTTAATTAGCCGCTTTGGCCCTAATCAACGCGGTACCCCTCCGCTTCACGCTACATCGCGTTTAAGCGACCGCTTTTTTCCGCTTTCCCAAACCTTGGAAAATATGTTGCGCATCCTTTGATCGTTGTTTGTTACAACTTACAAACATGTACTCCCTCTTATTCGTAAGAATACACTACTTTCTTAACATTCTAAATTTGAACTACTTGCAGCTAATATGTAGGTCCTGCAAACTCTTGTTCCGAAGCTTCCCATAAAAATATGAATTGCATCATTACATCTTAAATACAAATTCGCCGAAAGCATATTCTGGCTACCTCACTTGTTTTAACTATGCAGTTACATGTGTCTTTTCAACTGATCAATTACATGTTTAGACAAAGAGCTAAAGTTTTCCTGCGGCACAGAGATGGGTTATTGGGTGACCCTGGGGGGACTTTGGTGATAAAATGACTGCTGCACATATTACCTTTGGGCCTCTACTTTTTCAGGCACTCTACTCTTGGAAGTtgtaaaacaaggaactgaacaaAACATGGAAAATTATTTGCTAACATAGACTGAGCAGTTTGACAACCTCAGTGTACAGTACTAGGACTAGTTAGCTGTCTATCAACATTGGTATCATCGAGTCTAAGTAAGCCTCGAGCTAAGCACTGACAAGTGAGGtcaatcattaaaattactgcttTTTAACGAAGCTTGTTACACCTGTTCGGCTACATACATTTGTTGCGCTTACAtccttaagatacacgggctcaaCTGAGCCAGCTACAAACACTGCTCGTTCTTGAGGTAAAAGGACTTCAGAATGGCAAGCAGAACCAACTtgttaaaagaaaaaaaatgtttgcaagatgaagatgagagCCCCGGCCGGAGTTAGGAGGATGGCGCTTCATCTAGAACCTGGACCTGTTGTTTTGGTTCGTCCTATTCAAAGCACTTGGTTTAGCAATGGTGCTGGTCGAGTTGGGTCTACCGATCGCCGTCGTCCTCATCGGCTGTCCATGGCTCGTCGTTGGCTGAGCCGACCTCCTGCAAAAGGAGCTTCCATTCTCGCCCGAAtgtcaacctccatccttgcctTCTTCAACATCGGGTTCTTGTAGCCGGAACCGGAGGACATGCCGCTTGGTCCTCCTCCGAAATAGCTTCGTTTGCAACTGCTTGGCTGCACCTTCGTGAATCGCTTGATGGCCCTGCTTTGCCTCTCGGCGTTCCGCGCCCGGCACTTGTTCGTCAGCGCCTCCACCATCCTGTCTTCCACCTCCTTCTGCTGCTTTGTCTTCGCCTTGAAGAGATCCTTCCACTTGTACCGCGCCCCGGCCCGCTGCATCCTGTCCACGACGCGGCTCGTGTGCTCCTCGCCGAACTGCCGCCGGTAGAACCCCTTCCACAGCACGTCCGTGACCGGGGTCAGGTCTGTCGCCGTGCGGCTCTCGATGCGGGTCAGCTGCTCCAGGTCGCAGTGGGGCAGGATCCTGCGCAGCAGCGCCGTGTCCACGCCGTCCACGCTCTCGATGCGCCGCAGGTTGTCGATGGCCTTTCGGACGCACAGCTCCAGCAGACTCGGAGCTTTCCCTTCTGCTTCCATCCCGAGTAGTTTCTTTGCTGATTGACGGTGATGCCCCAAGATTAGATCGCCGGCGAGATGAAACCAAAGATAGAAGTCGGCGGGCTTCTGTTTTTGCCTTTGTGGTTTTCGTTTCTGTTTTGCCCGGAGCTATTTATCTCCAGTAGAATCGGACCTGAAACCGTGAAGCAGCAGCGGATGCAGAACTGGAATCAAACTCGAACTCTTTTCCTGTCGCATATCCGAGTCGGACGTGAGTCTGCAACACAAAACCACGGCCAATGAGGAGGGCCATTGCCTGGCTTATCCTTCGATCAGTGATCAGCTAGCACGGGCTGCAGGTACGCCTCAGCCTCAGCTATTATTGCGTCGGGTGTTAATGAACTTGTACAATCAGCTAACCGAGATGATATATACTCAGTATGCATTACAAACATACTTAGTTTAAAAAGATGACGCTCGATTGGTAAGCATTTTGCATTTAACTGTCATGTTACTCAGGTGACAATGACAGAAGGTATAGTTGCAGATACACCTATGTGTATTATGAAGTATGCCACTCGAATTCTGTGGTCCCCCGAGAAAAACGCTCTGCGACTCGCGACCGCGTCgtcccccgcgggcgacggggccgcgccgccgccgccccgcgtcTCGCGCCCCCTCCTCCTTCTCTCCCCCTCCGTCGTCGGCGGGCGTCGCCAGGCAAGGCCTGAACGGCGCCGGCGTCCCCTCGCTCTTCCCCTCTCGGTCTGCGCCTGCGCGGGGTAGGTGCGGCCGGGTGGTGCTCCTCGGCCGGCGACGGTCCGGCATGGCGGCATGATTCCCGCACGACGTCTGGGAGGAGCAGTGGCGGTGCCATCGTTGGCGGCAGAGCAGCGCCGGCGCTGGTGCTAGGGCGGGCTggtcggcccagatctgggcctagATTGGGGCCCATATGGGTTGGACGCGCTGTCTGCTCCTGGCGCGCCGGTGATGCTCCACGGAGGCGAGAGaagcgcgcggcggcggtggctgggGGCGGCGGTGCTGCGGCCGGCCTGCGTCGCGGCATGGCCATGGGGGCTTTACGGGGCCGGGAGGACCCGGCCGGGCCAGGTGGGCCTGGTTTGACCTCTGCCATGTCCGCTTggctaccgcgaaggcggtggaggtagttccctctcGCGCGGCTGAGGCACTGGTACCCCCGACCCGGCTACCTCTCTTCTCTGCATCTAGGCCCTGCTCCGAGGTCCATAGCTTGATGGCGAGGATGGCTTCAAGACCGCGGTGGCGTGTGGTGGTGGGTGGCAAGCTAGGTGGAGCACATCAGATCGTCTGGGTTTGTGGATTTGGTGGGCGGGAGAAATCCTAGTCGGCATgcccgacaccgacgcggtgacgcctgcgggtgtcaccctaccttcctgaagggcgtcggtTGTCCCTCTTTCCCAATCCCTTCCACTGGTTTGTGGATTTGGTGGGCGGGAGAAATCCTAGTCGGCATgcccgacaccgacgcggtgacgcctgcgggtgtcgccttaacttcctgaagggcgtcggtTGTCCCTCTTTCCCAATCCCTTCCAcgtatcgggggaaaccctaggattaaTCCGGGCAGCAGCGAAGTTGTCGTCattttccttgttgaaggtgttgcttgataTGCGGCGTTTCTGTGTGCTTGGTGTGTGGTGGAtttctccggagggcgcagcggttgtgAGTCGTCTTTGTTCTTGTCAAGCTGCCGTGTTGGCATTGTTTTCTTTgtcctctttctcttttgttcTTTTGGGCTTTGGTTGTGCTGCGGTCCCGGCGTGCTTATTGTATCGGTcgattgctatattaatatatcgGGCCGAGAGCCTATTTCGAGGAAGAATTCTGTGGTCACTGAACTGCACTAGTACAGAACGAACATTTTAAGCCCCCATCACACACGGAAAATCAAACCCTCCCGAGATGTTAGAAATAGCATGTGTGGTGTGATGTACCACATACTATTTTCTTTATGTGTGTATGTATCACatgtgtttttttgttttgtttatggaagGGTATGTGATGTATCGCACATGGCTTCCTTATAAAACCGCGTGTTATGTAGGAGGCAATCACACACGGCATGGAAATGAAAATTGTCTGCGATGCACAAAAAAGCTGATTTTCATAATAATATGTCTTCTTTTGTATAGAATCTATATTTCCATGGCAAACAACATTGTTAAAGTCAGTTTTAGAGTTTCTCtaaagtgatgttttggcacatcggagcatatgctcccgtatTTTGAAATGCAccatagacacattttaaaatatcaaaaaaaatgaaacaaaaaattcacacAAACATCTTCACGTGCAACATGCTCAAAAAGTAGTTTCACGAAAAATTGACTTGTTCCGTAGCATGTGCAAAGAAGACAAAATTTGGTTCTAAAAATAAGACTTTTCACAAGaattgttttctctttttttacatagatcaTAAAAATTatcgtttttcgtgaaacttgtcgAACGAGGCATATATCATGGAGATGTAGATGTAGAATGttttctcaatttttttttgacactttaaaatATGATATTTCGGTAAAGGGAGCATACACACCCGGGAGCCTTATTGAGTTTCCCAGTTTctcttacaaaaaaaaaacattttccaTTTTCTAAGTGCTAAAGACAGATTTTTTGTGAAGCAAACATAAAATGATATGGTGAAAAATGGTGCCGCTCCAACTTTCAATTATAAAAACTAGACCATATTTATTGGATAGCGCGCACGCATTTACGAATTTTGAAGCTTTCTATTTGCGCTTACCAATTTCAATACCTTTTGCCAATTTAATTCGCACACCGTTTCACTTTAAAAGGGTATGTGACGTAGGAGTCAATCACACACGGTTCTATTATTAAAAAGTTGTGTAatgtaataaaaataattttcatGATAATGAGTCAATTTTTTCACATATGTGAATATTAATATTGACATGGCAGAATACATGGCGGAAATAAGTTTCCAACAttttggaaagaaatcattttccATTTTCTAAGTGTCAAAAATAGGGGTTTTCTATGAAGCAAGCATAAAGAAACGGCTCCACTCCAAAGAAAAATTTAAAAGGAGATCATATATGCATCGGCTCGCCGAGACAGGATCTTCGCCATGGATTTTGCCACACGTGTCTCCTCCACGACATGCAGCACATGGTCGCACTATCGCATAGAGGCTTGAAGATAGAGCGGAAAGGAAGCTGCCGCCTGGCGAGAATTCAACAACGACAAAGCTTCCATGACAAGTAGCTCATTTAACCTGTAGCCTCACCGTCACATTCTGCCTCGTCCACCTTTGCAAGGGCGACCACTCCGTCGATGTCCTTCTCGGCCAAGCCCTCGGCAGTGGTGCGGCCTTTCTTTtagcttcatgaactttttgctaGCAACGCGCAATACCTCGTGCACTGCTATTAGCAAAACATGAGGAGAGATAAAAAGCAATCAAGTGGGAATTCAAGTCCAATCAATCTTCGAAAAAGTCGATAAAAAAGAAATGCCGGACATCTAATCTAGTCTTTGCTTTCTGTCTTTTACTATTACTATTATTTATAGAAAGGCATCCTCTCTATACTCTAAACCCTTATCGGGGAGAAGTCACTCTTCTAAGTGCTATATACGAGCAAAGGGAGGAGGTCTCTATGGATAGAGTTCTATCAGAACCCAACCCTGAAAGCTATGACAACTACAACAGATGGACGACTAGAGTAGAGGAGCCTAATTACAATCCAAATATTATTTTTCTATTCTGGATTGTTTCAATTGCACTTTCTTCATTTAAGGGTTCGCTTGCCAACAACACGTAGGACCCTACCGACAAGGGCGAGCCAAGGCGCCCAATGCGTATATATGGAGGTGGCTGATGGTAACGGCATCAGGAGAGCAGGTCGGTGCAGGTGAAACTTTGATGCGTCAAAGAACATACCCACAACCTCCCTAAATAAATCCCCCGCGAGAGAAGTGTTGAGCGTTACCACTGATCTTTACTCGCTTGTAACTGATAACACTAGTCATCTGAGAACGACACATTTCGGGCGCAAAACTGGCCAACCCACCTCTTCTTCTTGCCTCCAATCCAATCATGCTAGTATGCTAGATTGAGAGCAACTATAGGTACTTCTAGAACTATTTTTAAGAAAAAATAAGGTTGGGTTTCTAGAAAAAATAGATGTTGAAATATGTTGCGCATCCTTTGATCGTTGTTTGTTACAAATTAAAAACATGTACTCCCTCTTATTTGTAAAAATACACAACTTTCTTAACATTCTAAATTTGAACTACTTGCAGCTAATATACAGGTCCTGCAAACTCTTGTTCCGAAGCTTCCCATAAAAATATGAATTGCATCATTACATCTTAAATACAAATTGGCCGAAAGCATATTCTGGCTACCTCACTTGTTTTAACTATGCAGTTACATGTGTCTTTTCAACTGATCAATTACATGTTTAGACAAAGAGCTAAAGTTTTCCTGCGGCACAAAGATGGGTTATTGGGTCACCCTGGGGACTTTGGTGATAAAATGACTGCTGCACATACGTATTACCTTTGGGCCTCTAATTTTTCAGGCACTCTACTCTTGGAAGTTGTAAAACAAGTAATTGAACAAAACATGGAAAATTATTTGCTAACATAGACTGAGCAGTTTGACAACCTCAGTGTACAGTACTAGGACTAGTTAGCTGTCTATCAACATTGGTATCATCGAGTCTAAGTAAGCCTCGAGCTAAGCACTGACAAGTGAGGtcaatcattaaaattactgcttTTTAACGAAGCTTGTTACACCTATTCGGCTACATACATTTGTTGCGCTTACAtccttaagatacacgggctcaaCTGAGCCAGCTACAAACACTGCTCGTTCTTGAGGTAAAAGGACTTCAGAATGGCAAGCAGAACCAACTtgttaaaagaaaaaaaatgtttgcaagatgaagatgagagCCCCGGCCGGAGTTAGGAGGATGGCGCTTCATCTAGAACCTGGACCTGTTGTTTTGGTTCGTCCTATTCAAAGCACTTGGTTTAGCAATGGTGCTGGTCGAGTTGGGTCTACCGATCGCCGTCGTCCTCATCGGCTGTCCATGGCTCGTCGTTGGCTGAGCCGACCTCCTGCAAAAAGGAGCTTCCATTCTCGCCCGAAtgtcaacctccatccttgcctTCTTCAACATCGGGTTCTTGTAGCCGGAACCGGAGGACATGCCGCTTGGTCCTCCTCCGAAATAGCTTCGTTTGCAACTGCTTGGCTGCACCTTCGTGAATCGCTTGATGGCCCTGCTTTGCCTCTCGGCGTTCCGCGCCCGGCACTTGTTCGTCAGCGCCTCCACCATCCTGTCTTCCACCTCCTTCTGCTGCTTTGTCTTCGCCTTGAAGAGATCCTTCCACTTGTACCGCGCCCCGGCCCGCTGCATCCTGTCCACGACGCGGCTCGTGTGCTCCTCGCCGAACTGCCGCCGGTAGAACCCCTTCCACAGCACGTCCGTGACCGGGGTCAGGTCTGTCGCCGTGCGGCTCTC includes:
- the LOC124691122 gene encoding uncharacterized protein LOC124691122, with the protein product MEAEGKAPSLLELCVRKAIDNLRRIESVDGVDTALLRRILPHCDLEQLTRIESRTATDLTPVTDVLWKGFYRRQFGEEHTSRVVDRMQRAGARYKWKDLFKAKTKQQKEVEDRMVEALTNKCRARNAERQSRAIKRFTKVQPSSCKRSYFGGGPSGMSSGSGYKNPMLKKARMEVDIRARMEAPFCRRSAQPTTSHGQPMRTTAIGRPNSTSTIAKPSALNRTNQNNRSRF